The Chitinophagaceae bacterium nucleotide sequence AACGTACAAACATTAATGATTAATGGGAATGGTCGAGTTGGTGTTGGCACGATGGCTCCATCCACTGAATTAGATATTGATGGCCAAATAAGAATAAGAGGTGGGAATCCACAAGCAGGTAGAGTACTTACTTCGGATGCTAATGGTTTAGCTACTTGGGAAGATCCTGCTGTTGGTGGTAGCTCAAATTGGACTGAGGATGGAGATAATCATTTAAATAATAATAATTCGGGGTCAGTAGCCATAAATACAACAAATCTTTCAGGTGTACAATCAAATTTAGTTGTTAGGCAAACTCAAAATCCATTGAATGGAAGTAATGTTATATTAGACAACTTAGCATTAGATCTCAGACAAAATGCTACGAGCAATACTCAGGCAAGTGGAATGAAATTTACTGTAGGTAATGGTAACGCTTATACTGGAACAGCCGCGATTATAGCAGAAAGAACAGGAGGTTGGTCTCAGGGGAGATTACATTTTGCTGTAAATAATGCAGGGGCATCCGGAAAAGTTGATATTCCAATTTATATGACAATAGATGGTCCTTCCGGAGGAAGAGTTGGTATCGGAACATTAAACCCTCAGTACCTTCTTCATGTAGATGGTTCGGCCGGAAAACCGGGAGGAGGAAGTTGGACTGCCACTTCAGATGCAAGATTAAAAGAGAATGTTTCAAGTTTTAGCAATGGCTTGCATGATGTTCTGAATATTAATCCGGTATTTTATAATTATAATGAGAAAAGTGGTTACGATAGTCAGGTACAATATGTTGGAGTTATTGCCCAGGAACTTAAAGAAGTTGCACCCTTTATGGTTGGAGAAACAGAAATAAACGGAGAAACTTTTTATGATGTTAACAATTCTGCCATGACCTATATGTTGATTAATGCAGTTAAAGAATTAAATGAAAAAATTGCAGAACTACAAACCGAAAATGAGCGTCTTAAAACTGAAAATAATAATGTTTTAGAGCTTAATGAAAGATTAACAAAATTAGAAAACCTGATACTTGAAAACTCTCAAAAAGAAGTATCTGCCTCTAACTAAAAAATGAGTTAATTTAAATTTTAAAGCCCGTTTTTAAACGGGCTTTTTTATGTGTTAAATAGTTACATTAACAGCTCTTTTTTTATTTCTTAAATTTGATGTAACGAACGACCATTGCTACTAAATATGATTTTAATTATATTTTTAAACTAAACCATGTAAAAATAATATAAATATTTATACATTTAATAATTAATAGTATTATTAATTATTAAAATTAATATATATAAAATTTTAAAAAAAAGTTGCTTAGGTATGATTAGGGTGCTATTTTAGTATAATGCTTTTAAATTTTTTCAAATAAAATTACTTGTTTATGATTAAGTATTTTACACTTACATTTTTATTATTAATATCAACCGTTTATTTATTTTCACAAAATGTTGGAGTAGGTACAGATACGCCGGGAGCTCGCTTAGAAATTAAGGGAGAAACTAGCACTTCTGCAACCTCAGCTTTAGACGTTACAAATGAAAGTGAAGATTTAATATTACGTGTTAGAAATGACGGCAATGTTGGTATTGGAACAGCTAATCCCCAATTTACCTTAGATGTTGCCGGAAGCGGTAGATTTACCGGACAAGTCAGCATACCTTTGTTACCGGTAAATCCGGAACACGCTGCTTCAAAACAATATGTTGATAATCAGATTGCCGGGCAGGACCTTTGGCAGGAAGATGGCAATGACAATATTTATTATGATGTTGGGAATGTTGCAATAGGTACTGATGATCCATTATACAAGTTTTACATTGTTTCACAAGAAGATGTTGCAGGTACGAATGGGGAATCAGTAAATATGGAAAACGGCCCCTTTGTAGTCAGGTCTCATTTTGGTTCTGGCTCCGGCCAAATGACCGGTATAGGATTTACTGTAAGTAGTGTAGATGCAAATGTAGGTGGTGCTATTGCCCTTGAAAGAATGGGTTTGCAATCACAATCTAAGATGCATTTTGCAGTGAAATCTGAAAATAATATTACGGCAGATATTCCTATTCGCATGACTTTGGACTATAATGGCAGATTAGGTATAGGAAACAGAAGTCCGGAATATACATTAGATGTAAGCGGAACCGGCCGGTTCACAGATCAACTTATTATACCTCTTGTCCCAACTGCACCGGAACATGCAGCTTCAAAAGAATATGTAGATAACCAATTAACTTCAAATACCTTATGGCAAGAGAATGGCAATAACATTTATTATGATGACGGAGATGTGGGTATTGGTACTGCAGACCCTATATCAGCCTTACATGTAAGAAGTAATAGCTGGAGAGACCATATAGTTATTGACAGAACCGAAAGTGCATTTATTGACAGAGTCTTCGGAATCACTCAAACGACAAGTGCTAATCGTGCACAATTTTATTTTGCAAATCCAGACGGGAGTTCACCAAATTATGCATTACAAGTACAGGAAGAAACCTTAGGAAGCGGTGCCAGAGTCGGTATTGGTTTAGGCAGTGTAGTTCCTTCGGAAGCTTTAGATGTTAACGGTAACATTGCCTTATCCGGAGATGCAAGCGGTACTGTATTTGCCCGTAACCTAAGAACTCATGATGGCTCAAGTTTGTATATAGAAGATGCTAGTGGAAACAGAGGTCTACGATTAAACTCTACCGGAGTTTCTATTTATGAAAGATTAGCTGTAGGAACATCAGATCCTACAAATGCTCAAAACAACGGGCTATATGTTAGCGGAAACACCGGTCTTGGGAACATAAACCCTCAGGGTAAACTGCATATAAGTTTAGATAATTCTGCTAATGAACCTGTTATTATTGACAAAGCGAATGGAACCGGAAACGGTCCTATAATGGAGTGGTATGGGTTTGGAGAAAGCCACAGACTTCAATTGACCTATACAGATAGTCCTTTTAGATACGAATTTAATACAGACCAAAGTTCAAGAAATATTGCTTTCGCTCCAAACATGAATTTATCTTTATTCTTAGCCGCCGGGAATCAAAATGTAGGTATTAAAACAGAAAACCCTACTGCTGATTTAGATATTGACGGTGAAATCAGAATAAGGGGAGGAAACCCACAAGTTGGCAGAGTATTAACCTCTGATGCAGATGGTAATGCTACATGGCAAGATCCAAGTGGTGGTGGCGGTAGTTCAAACTGGACAGAGGATGGGAATGATAATATTTCATATGGTGCAGGAAGTGTAGTAGTTTCACCAGATAATCCTGATATTCAAGCTAATTTTGTGTCTGCCAATGATGACGATGTTATGCTGCCAAATAATCGGGTAAGCCTAACAGCAACTTATCATGCAGACTTTAGAAGAACAGATTGGTCAAATGGAGAAGGTAACGGTATAAAGTTTACGCAAGGCGAAAACAATACCTACACAGGAACAGCCGCTATAGTAGCTGAAAGAACAGGATCATGGTCACAGGGTAAATTACATTTTGCCGTAAATGATGCCGGTTCTTCAGGAAAGACTGATATTCCAATTCTAATGACACTTGACGGTCCGGGAAATGAAATGGAAGTATTTGGAGATATAAAAGCAGAGGGTAGGGTTACCGGTACTATGGATCACTTTTCAAGTCATTACCTTTTTAGCACTAACACAGATAACAGATGGCTAGGTTTTAGAAGTACCGGTACATCGGTAGCTGCTGAACCTAATCATATATATACTAAAATAGCCCCTTTTAATGGCAGACTTAAAAAAATCATTATAAATGCTGAAGATAATACTACCGGAAGCCCGGCACCAGGGAATACCACCTTTGGGCTACATGTCAATAAAAATCAAACAGCCGTGCAAGAACAAACAGTAAATGTAAATAGCTTTTTAACTAGCTATGATATGAATTTTACTGCCGGAGCAAGTTTTAACCAGGGGGATCAGATACACATTAGATTTTCCGGATCTGATGAAGCACCCCGAAGAATGATTATTACCTGTATTTGGGAATATGATGTAGATTAATTATCTCTCAATAAACCATAAATGAAAGAGCGGGATTTTAAATTTTTAAAATCTCGCTCCTTTTACTTTTAAAGAAATTACTAGTGGACTATTAATTTTTGAACTTGATTTGTTATAGCATTACGTACTTTAATTAGATACATGCCCGGAGATAAGTCTGAAACATCAACTCTGTATACTCTACTATTTACATTTTCAATTTTGCGTAAAAGTTGTCCCTGAATATTAAAAACCTCAATATCAGTGCGATTTGAAATATCTAAATTACTAAACTCAATATTGATAAAAGTAGATGCCGGGTTCGGATAGATATTTACGATATTTTCTAAATCAACTGTTTGAATTGATTCTTCTACTGAAACTTCCTGAGTTAGACGGTATAATTGAAGTCCACCGCGCATATTACCTAAAACCATATGCAATTGACCTTCAGGTGAAAACTTAGTAAGAGCAGGAGCTGACCTTTGACCCACATTTGTTTGTGAAAAATCTTCAGCTGTAAGATCAAACTTACCCTCTAAAATGCTGTCCGGATTAAAAGCATATAATAATAACCCTCTTGCCTCAGAACCTGTTAATACATATTTCTGATTATCTAATTCAATAATCGCAGGACTGGTATATCCATCAATAAACATTGGTTTTCTGGCATCTATTCCACCAAAAAACGGATTATCGGGTGTTATATCAAAATCAAAATTAGTCTGTGTGCCTTTATTAAGCATTAACTTAATAGTACCTTGTCTTTCACCTACTAATAAATCATATAGTCCGTTTCCGTTAATATCATAAAAGTAGGGTGTACTAAACGTCCAGGGATATCTTATCCATTCTTCTTCCTCCAAAACATACACGGCAGGTTCATTTACTGCTGATACATTTACAAATAAATGTAAACTCCCGTCCTCATCACCTACAACCAATTCCTTTTTGCCATTATTATTCAGGTCAGCAAAAGCAGGGGAGAGGTAGACCTTGTTTAACTGACTCAGACTCCCAAAATCTCTGGTAATAAGAGTAAATTCAGGTTCTTCCGGAGTACCGGTGTTTTCATAATAAGTCAATGCTGCTGTTTTCTCAAAAGGCCCGGTATAATACCCGTTATTCCCAATAATTAAATCTTTTAAACCATTTCCGGATATATCAACAAAGACGGGACGTGACATTTGTCCGGCATCTATCATATCTCCAACCAGAAAAGACGAAGATTCTTTTTGAAAAATCATTGAGTCTTCATCACCGACATTTAAATACAACCACGCACAATCTAAAGTTTCAGTAGCGGAGTACATATCCGTTGGAGCTACAATTAAGTCTTTCTTACCATTATTATTGATATCTACCAGAAAATTAGCCGGCATAGTTGGCATGTGTATAGGTATGTCATAATTAGGAAAAAGACTATCCTGCTGCACCATTTTAGCTAAATCCGGAGTTCCGCCATTTAACAAAAAAACGATATTACTGTATTCAACATCACCCACCAGTAGGTCCTGAACACCATTATTATTAATATCAAGAGCTGTAAGAGTTGACCCGGCATGTCTTCTGTCAGGATAATATTCATCTACAGGTGGAAGAAAAAAGCCTACACAGGAATCTACCAAACTAACCCCTTTTGAAGATGCACTTTCATAGAAATCTCCCCAACAATTATCGGCTTGTTCAAATATTAAGTTTCCATCACAATTGCCATGCGTATCCATAGAATTGTTTTTAAAATAAAGCACAAACCCACCAAGCATATGAAATGCCAATATGTCTTTAACTCCATCTCCATTCACGTCTACAATTGCAGGATAGTCAACTGTAGAAACAAAAATATTTAGGGGGCCTGAAAAACCCTGATACCTCAAATAATCTACATACTCAAAATCTAACTTTCCATCTGTATATTTACCTCTGTAATATTCAATTCGATTATTTCCGGAGAAAAACAAGTCCGGAACACCATCACAATTAAAGTCTGTTAAAATCATCCAATGCTGGACATTTGGGAAATACTCAGCGTATTCCGGAGCATAAGTGTAAGAAATCTCTCCCTCCTGCCCGGAATTTAAAAAGGTTAAAATCCGATTTCCTGACTTATCAAAAACCACCAAATCATCTATACCATTATTATTTAAATCTGCAGCATTAAATTGCGGATAATTCAATCCCCCCAACCAGGCTTTATCAATAGTTTGATTGTTTTGATGTACAGGTATATTATGTATTTGCTCAAATACGGGCTGTGCAGTTAAAGCAAATGTATTAAGCAATACAATAAGGAAAGCTAAAATGTTTTTTTTCATTTTTTTCATTTAAAACCTGAATTAAATCCTCTCCAATTAATCTACTTTTAAAAAGCGGGCACTACCTGATTTTTTACCATTTTGCATTTGAATCACATAAATTCCGGGGTTCAAATGTTTGACCGGTATCACAAATGCTTCTTGCAAATAGCCTTCATAATTAAGTATTTTTCGACCTTGCATATCAAAAATCTGTATTACAGACTCTATATTTTTTTGGAGACCTTCAGTTTGTAAAACAATAGATTCGGCTGCCGGGTTCGGAAAAACTTTTATGGATACTGTCTGGTCAACAATAGAAGGAATAAAGTTCTCCGGATCGATAAATAGGCTGTCTGATGACTGATAAAAAGTTAATCCACCTCTGTAATTGCCGGATATCATAAAATATCTGTTTTCTTCCGGTTCATAAACAGTAGGAGCAGAGCGGCTTCCTAAATTAATATTCGAGAAATTTTCTGTTATTACCGGGAAAGAACCGCTTAACAAACTGTCTCTATCCAATTGATATACTTTAATCTTTCCATGATTCGTCCCTAATAAAATGTATTCATTATCAGTAGAATCCAGTCCTGACACCCAGGGTATTGAATGACCGGTAAATACACCCGGCTCTCTGGCATCCATTTGACCTAAAAAACTATTTGTGGCATTAACATCAAAAAAGAAATTTTGAGCAGTGCCAATATTTTCATAATAACGAACATTTCCGTTTCTTTCACCAACTAACAAATCTAATTTACCATTAGCATTCACATCATATAGAAAAGGAGCGGCAAAAGACCCACCTATGTTTAATAAATTAGAGAGACTTAAAACAAAATTGGCAGGATCTCCGGCCTGAGCAGTATTTTCAAAAAAATGAAGATTCCCAAAGCGATCCCCAACTATCATATCTTCAACTCCATTCCCGGTTAAATCACCAAATGCCGGATGTAACTGATTGGTAGATAAAATAGATACATTTCCGAAGTCTTCATCCGCTAACTCATATGCAGGATTATTATTAGTACCCGTATTTACATACAAAGTTAGTGCTGAACGAACATCACCTACATCTACAAATTTTCCGTAGTTAGCTATAACTAAATCTTTAATACCGTTTCCATTATGATCAAAAAATATAGGAATTGAGCCTTCCCCCACATCAATCATTTCACCTACTAAAAATGAAGTCGTCCTTAATTCAAATACAGCAGTATCTCCTTCACCTACATTTTCATACATCCACGAACAATTGATGTTTTCAGAGATTTGTAAAGAGTTTGGAGCTACTAGTAAATCTTTTTTCCCATTATTATTTACATCTGCTGCAAAAGCCGCTGCAAAATAAGGTATATTTACAGGTACATTGTAAGATGGAAAGTTTATATCCTGACTTATAATTTTTGCTGAATCAGGTGTTCCGGCATTTACTAAGCGATTAAGCTTTGTTGAAACTATATCTCCTAATATTAAATCTTTTAAGCCATTTCCATACAAATCAAAGGGGAGAAGAGTAGAACCCGGATGTCTGAAAGACTTAGCCGCCTGAGGAGTTGGAATTAGTGTTCCACAGGTGTCTAACAATAAAACTTCTTCCTGAAATTCACTTTCAAAAATATTTCCCCAGCAGTCATCTACTTTTTTGAAAATTAAAGTATCGCCACACATACCTAATTCAGACGAAAGGTTTTCATAATAATGAATATAGCCTCCAAAAACGTCAAATGCCAATACATCTATATCTCCGTCATTATTGATATCTGCAAAGCCCGGAATGTCTATTTGAGTTACAAAAATATTGGCTATGCCACTACTACCAGTAGTTTGATATTTTAAATCGTCCCAAACCTCAAAAGTTAAAAAATCATCTTCATAAAAACCGCGATACACTCTGATGCTTGCTAACTGTGAGGATATAATATCAGGTATCCCATTGCATGCCATATCTTTCATCAACATCCAGTGTCTTAGTTGACTTGGAAATCTTTCAGCATATTCCGGAGCATAAGTGTAAGAAATGCTATCCGGTATACCATTATTTATGAATGTAAGAACTTTGAATCCTGTACGATCAAAAATAACCAGATCATTTATGCCATTATTGTTTAAATCTGCTTCTGAAAATTGTGGATTATTCAAGCCACCAATCCAGGGTGTTTCAAGTATATGGCCGTTATTTGAAACAGGAACGTCATAAATACTTTCAAAAAAAGGTATGCTTTGAGCTCTTAAATCACTAATTGGTGAAAACAGTAACATCATTAATAAAAATGAAAGGTACACTTTGAAATCATTCATTTATCTTGAGTTTTAAATCAGTTAAGAGGCATTTTTTATGCAAAGCATTCACATTTATGATTACTTAATTCTGCTATTTTAATAAAATGCTTTAATATAGCATGAAATTTTACTTCGGTTCACTATGTCAAAGTTAAATAATATTAATGAAGTTCTTTCCACTTTTATTTTTCATTTTGTTCATACATTTTCCAACTGCTTTTGCAGATGTTGAAAGCAATTTTTTCATAGAAAAAAGTGAAGAAGATACTCTTGTTTATTATAAAATATCAAGCTACGATACTGAAGCCTTACAAACAAATCTCCCTGATATCAAAACAAAGGAAATAGAAAACGATATTTACATTACTTTTTCCTTACCTGTAGAGGGTATTTATTATCTGAAAACAGGATTTAGTATGAATGAGTTCAAATTACTGATAATAAAAGGCGATGAGTCAGATTTGGTTATAAATAGTTTTCCGGCCTGGTTAAGTTTATTGCCTCCCCTTATAGCGATTTTTTTAGCTTTAGTATTTAAAGAAGTCATTATATCTCTTTTCATTGGAGTGTTTTCAGGAGTGCTATTGATGAATGGTGGGGGAGGTTTAAGAGGTTTTTTACAATCTTTTTTTGATGTAGTAAATATCTATCTCGTAGGGGCTTTATCTAAT carries:
- a CDS encoding T9SS C-terminal target domain-containing protein yields the protein MNDFKVYLSFLLMMLLFSPISDLRAQSIPFFESIYDVPVSNNGHILETPWIGGLNNPQFSEADLNNNGINDLVIFDRTGFKVLTFINNGIPDSISYTYAPEYAERFPSQLRHWMLMKDMACNGIPDIISSQLASIRVYRGFYEDDFLTFEVWDDLKYQTTGSSGIANIFVTQIDIPGFADINNDGDIDVLAFDVFGGYIHYYENLSSELGMCGDTLIFKKVDDCWGNIFESEFQEEVLLLDTCGTLIPTPQAAKSFRHPGSTLLPFDLYGNGLKDLILGDIVSTKLNRLVNAGTPDSAKIISQDINFPSYNVPVNIPYFAAAFAADVNNNGKKDLLVAPNSLQISENINCSWMYENVGEGDTAVFELRTTSFLVGEMIDVGEGSIPIFFDHNGNGIKDLVIANYGKFVDVGDVRSALTLYVNTGTNNNPAYELADEDFGNVSILSTNQLHPAFGDLTGNGVEDMIVGDRFGNLHFFENTAQAGDPANFVLSLSNLLNIGGSFAAPFLYDVNANGKLDLLVGERNGNVRYYENIGTAQNFFFDVNATNSFLGQMDAREPGVFTGHSIPWVSGLDSTDNEYILLGTNHGKIKVYQLDRDSLLSGSFPVITENFSNINLGSRSAPTVYEPEENRYFMISGNYRGGLTFYQSSDSLFIDPENFIPSIVDQTVSIKVFPNPAAESIVLQTEGLQKNIESVIQIFDMQGRKILNYEGYLQEAFVIPVKHLNPGIYVIQMQNGKKSGSARFLKVD
- a CDS encoding T9SS C-terminal target domain-containing protein; protein product: MKKMKKNILAFLIVLLNTFALTAQPVFEQIHNIPVHQNNQTIDKAWLGGLNYPQFNAADLNNNGIDDLVVFDKSGNRILTFLNSGQEGEISYTYAPEYAEYFPNVQHWMILTDFNCDGVPDLFFSGNNRIEYYRGKYTDGKLDFEYVDYLRYQGFSGPLNIFVSTVDYPAIVDVNGDGVKDILAFHMLGGFVLYFKNNSMDTHGNCDGNLIFEQADNCWGDFYESASSKGVSLVDSCVGFFLPPVDEYYPDRRHAGSTLTALDINNNGVQDLLVGDVEYSNIVFLLNGGTPDLAKMVQQDSLFPNYDIPIHMPTMPANFLVDINNNGKKDLIVAPTDMYSATETLDCAWLYLNVGDEDSMIFQKESSSFLVGDMIDAGQMSRPVFVDISGNGLKDLIIGNNGYYTGPFEKTAALTYYENTGTPEEPEFTLITRDFGSLSQLNKVYLSPAFADLNNNGKKELVVGDEDGSLHLFVNVSAVNEPAVYVLEEEEWIRYPWTFSTPYFYDINGNGLYDLLVGERQGTIKLMLNKGTQTNFDFDITPDNPFFGGIDARKPMFIDGYTSPAIIELDNQKYVLTGSEARGLLLYAFNPDSILEGKFDLTAEDFSQTNVGQRSAPALTKFSPEGQLHMVLGNMRGGLQLYRLTQEVSVEESIQTVDLENIVNIYPNPASTFINIEFSNLDISNRTDIEVFNIQGQLLRKIENVNSRVYRVDVSDLSPGMYLIKVRNAITNQVQKLIVH